A single region of the Rhodothermia bacterium genome encodes:
- a CDS encoding intradiol ring-cleavage dioxygenase, producing the protein MKLNRKTHLLFVFWLSLLGCKGQPTITAINNVPDGPPMGTPPIDVTWKDISPGWDQKGPKLMLTGKVFQPDGRTPAKNVLVYYYHTNTEGKYIHKPEVIRSMPPNTEGQTHGYIRGWVKTGEDGKYEIYTVRPGQYPKFDDPAHIHLTVVEPNRAGYYIDDVVFDDDPLLTTQRRLKMENRGGTGVVRLVKKDGLWIGERNIILGSNIPAYGLSEEKGLSSGRNIGEDVFSFTPTHAWGPDKGSTACPVCKYGQFHGILYFIGNHPNWSDIRQWLTFFERESIKRGKYLKVYLIYGNELQDNFSEKNTILAQIGQELNLHQVALTHVPSFKDEVSDVAFNKINPEVGSTIILFKRRNIIAKYLNLEPIANNFETIKNRLEESKNAYFELE; encoded by the coding sequence ATGAAGCTAAACCGCAAGACCCATTTATTATTCGTTTTTTGGCTAAGCCTCCTTGGATGCAAGGGCCAACCCACCATAACGGCAATCAACAATGTACCTGATGGCCCGCCTATGGGCACACCACCTATTGACGTCACGTGGAAGGATATAAGTCCGGGCTGGGATCAGAAAGGCCCCAAGTTGATGCTCACAGGTAAGGTCTTTCAGCCGGACGGACGGACACCCGCCAAAAATGTATTGGTCTATTATTACCATACCAATACAGAAGGAAAATACATACATAAACCAGAAGTAATTCGTAGTATGCCACCAAATACCGAAGGGCAAACCCATGGCTATATACGCGGATGGGTCAAGACGGGAGAAGATGGTAAGTACGAAATTTATACGGTTCGTCCCGGCCAATACCCAAAATTTGACGATCCTGCACACATCCACCTCACGGTTGTGGAGCCAAACCGAGCAGGATATTACATTGATGATGTGGTATTCGATGATGACCCCTTATTGACTACCCAAAGGCGGCTTAAAATGGAAAACCGAGGCGGTACGGGCGTGGTACGCTTGGTCAAAAAAGACGGGTTATGGATTGGTGAACGGAACATCATTCTTGGATCTAATATTCCAGCATATGGGCTTTCGGAAGAAAAGGGCCTCTCTTCTGGCAGAAACATCGGCGAGGATGTTTTTTCATTTACCCCTACACATGCGTGGGGGCCAGACAAAGGCAGTACCGCGTGTCCTGTTTGTAAATATGGCCAATTTCATGGCATTTTATACTTCATTGGCAACCATCCCAATTGGTCAGACATCCGCCAGTGGTTAACCTTTTTTGAAAGAGAGAGTATAAAAAGAGGAAAATACCTTAAAGTTTATTTGATTTATGGCAACGAATTACAGGATAATTTTTCGGAAAAAAATACCATTTTAGCGCAAATAGGCCAAGAACTTAACCTACATCAAGTGGCACTTACCCATGTCCCATCTTTTAAAGATGAAGTATCTGATGTTGCATTTAATAAAATTAATCCCGAAGTAGGGAGTACAATAATTCTTTTTAAACGTCGGAACATCATTGCCAAATACCTTAACTTAGAACCTATTGCTAACAATTTTGAGACCATCAAAAACCGCTTGGAGGAATCCAAAAACGCTTATTTTGAATTGGAATAA
- the pruA gene encoding L-glutamate gamma-semialdehyde dehydrogenase: MNNALPNIPQPINEPIRAYAPNSPETTSLLKKVQDMKAISHEIGPIVDGKMILTGLTESFSSPHEHKHTLGTLHNSSPEVVAQAIQSATKARHDWMRMNWLDRAAIFLKAADLLAGPWRDTLNAATMLGQSKNVFQAEIDAACELIDFLRFNAAYMAFIYEQQPISSSGVWNRLQYRPLEGFVFAVAPFNFTAISGNLTASPAMMGNTVLWKPSSTSVLSSYYIYKLFEEAGVPPGVMNFLPGHGPTIGDPVFASEHLAGLHFTGSTATFQYMWRTIGQNISKYRSYPRIVGETGGKDFVMVHPSAHPAAVATALTRGAFEYQGQKCSAASRAYIPKSLWPEVKNRFLAQLDEIKMGSVEDPNNFVNAVIDQKSYNNIVGYIEEARNTTGVQVIAGGTYSDETGYFIAPTVLLTDNPKYKTMCEEIFGPVLTIFVYEDDKFEETLTLLDETSPYALTGAIFAQDRTALAHMTDALTDAAGNFYINDKPTGAVVGQQPFGGARASGTNDKAGSYLNLIRWVSPRTIKETFAPPLDYRYPFLG, translated from the coding sequence ATGAACAACGCGCTCCCCAACATCCCTCAACCTATTAATGAGCCAATTCGTGCTTATGCGCCCAACTCGCCAGAAACAACGTCTCTCCTGAAAAAAGTACAGGACATGAAAGCCATTTCGCACGAAATTGGACCAATTGTGGACGGCAAGATGATCCTCACCGGCCTTACGGAGTCTTTCTCCTCCCCACACGAACATAAACACACTTTAGGAACCTTACACAACAGCTCTCCCGAAGTGGTTGCCCAAGCCATCCAAAGCGCCACCAAAGCCCGCCACGACTGGATGCGCATGAATTGGCTCGACAGAGCAGCTATTTTCCTGAAAGCTGCCGACCTCCTCGCCGGCCCTTGGCGCGACACCTTGAACGCAGCCACCATGCTCGGTCAAAGCAAAAACGTGTTTCAAGCAGAGATAGACGCAGCCTGTGAACTTATTGATTTTCTTAGGTTTAACGCTGCTTATATGGCGTTTATTTACGAACAACAACCCATTTCTTCTTCCGGTGTTTGGAACCGTTTGCAATATCGCCCCTTAGAAGGATTTGTCTTTGCTGTTGCACCGTTCAACTTTACGGCCATTAGCGGGAACCTCACCGCCTCCCCAGCCATGATGGGCAATACCGTTCTTTGGAAGCCCTCTTCCACCTCCGTTTTATCCTCTTATTATATCTACAAATTGTTCGAGGAAGCGGGAGTACCACCGGGCGTTATGAACTTCTTGCCCGGACATGGCCCAACCATAGGCGATCCCGTGTTTGCCTCCGAACATTTAGCCGGACTACATTTTACAGGTTCAACAGCGACGTTCCAATACATGTGGCGCACCATTGGGCAAAACATTTCAAAATACCGCAGTTATCCGCGCATTGTGGGCGAAACAGGGGGAAAAGATTTTGTGATGGTGCATCCCTCCGCACATCCAGCCGCCGTAGCCACCGCCTTAACCCGTGGCGCTTTTGAATATCAGGGGCAAAAATGCTCGGCAGCCTCAAGAGCCTATATCCCAAAAAGCCTCTGGCCAGAGGTTAAAAACCGCTTCTTGGCACAACTCGATGAAATCAAAATGGGATCGGTGGAAGACCCAAACAATTTTGTAAATGCGGTGATTGACCAAAAGTCTTATAACAACATTGTTGGCTACATCGAGGAAGCACGAAACACAACAGGCGTACAAGTTATTGCCGGCGGAACCTATTCCGACGAAACGGGATACTTCATCGCGCCTACCGTTCTGCTCACCGATAATCCAAAGTACAAAACCATGTGCGAAGAGATCTTCGGCCCAGTATTGACCATCTTTGTTTATGAAGACGACAAGTTTGAAGAAACCTTAACGTTATTGGACGAAACCTCGCCCTATGCCCTAACAGGCGCTATTTTTGCCCAAGACCGTACAGCACTCGCTCATATGACCGATGCGCTAACGGATGCCGCCGGAAACTTCTACATCAACGACAAACCTACGGGCGCGGTGGTTGGGCAACAACCTTTTGGCGGAGCAAGAGCCTCTGGAACGAACGACAAAGCGGGGTCCTACCTTAACCTAATCCGCTGGGTCTCGCCCAGAACCATTAAAGAAACCTTTGCGCCACCTCTCGATTACCGATATCCATTCTTGGGTTAA
- the efp gene encoding elongation factor P — protein MADTSDFRNGLTLVWNGDLWTIIEFMHVKPGKGGAFVRSKLRNVRSGKVVDNTFRAGERVETARVERHQYQFLYEDDMGLHLMHTETYDQIQAPTTKVVSGKGFFKIDGQVDVLIYAETGEILTVEVPKTIEARVEQTDPGLKGDTATGATKQAVIETGATVMVPLFINEGDLIRVDTTNGSYLARVNK, from the coding sequence ATGGCAGATACCAGCGATTTTCGGAATGGCCTGACGCTTGTTTGGAACGGTGACCTTTGGACGATTATTGAATTTATGCACGTTAAACCCGGGAAAGGGGGTGCATTTGTCCGTTCAAAGCTCAGAAACGTTCGTTCCGGCAAAGTGGTTGACAATACCTTCCGAGCAGGCGAACGGGTTGAAACCGCCCGTGTTGAACGGCATCAGTACCAATTTCTGTACGAAGACGACATGGGACTTCACCTGATGCACACCGAGACCTACGACCAAATTCAAGCACCTACCACTAAAGTGGTGTCTGGAAAAGGTTTTTTCAAGATTGATGGACAAGTGGACGTTTTGATCTATGCTGAGACGGGGGAAATCCTTACCGTAGAAGTGCCCAAAACGATTGAAGCCCGCGTGGAACAAACCGATCCTGGCCTAAAAGGAGATACCGCAACAGGTGCAACCAAGCAGGCGGTAATCGAAACGGGTGCAACCGTAATGGTTCCGCTATTCATCAACGAGGGCGACCTCATCCGTGTAGATACCACCAACGGAAGCTATTTGGCGCGTGTAAACAAGTAA
- a CDS encoding acetyl-CoA carboxylase biotin carboxyl carrier protein codes for MDLKHLRELLQIVGESGVAEVEIEEKDFKLVIRKQAPTVSLQHAAGFPPMYPPMMPLSYPVAAPSAQPAVTPVSTPAPVAPAPKAEVAPAPEPVAVATGKTVKAPIVGTFYRASSPEAAAFVNVGDTVREGQILCIIEAMKLMNEIEAEFAGTILQILVENGKPVEYDQPLFVIG; via the coding sequence ATGGATCTCAAACATTTACGCGAATTGCTCCAGATCGTCGGAGAAAGTGGCGTAGCCGAAGTTGAAATCGAAGAAAAGGACTTCAAATTGGTGATTCGCAAGCAAGCGCCAACCGTTAGCCTGCAACATGCGGCAGGTTTCCCTCCGATGTACCCGCCCATGATGCCCTTGTCCTATCCGGTAGCAGCCCCTTCTGCGCAGCCTGCGGTAACGCCAGTCTCTACACCCGCACCAGTTGCCCCTGCTCCTAAAGCAGAAGTTGCTCCCGCCCCCGAACCTGTGGCAGTTGCCACCGGAAAAACCGTAAAAGCGCCCATTGTAGGCACGTTTTACCGAGCATCGTCCCCCGAAGCCGCAGCTTTTGTCAATGTGGGCGATACCGTCCGTGAAGGCCAAATCCTCTGTATTATCGAAGCAATGAAACTTATGAACGAAATAGAAGCCGAGTTTGCCGGAACGATCCTCCAGATTTTGGTGGAAAACGGAAAACCAGTTGAGTATGACCAGCCCCTTTTTGTGATTGGTTAA
- the raiA gene encoding ribosome-associated translation inhibitor RaiA, translating into MRIQISARQFKATETLKTYAEEKLKKLSQFYPDIIEAKVTFEHLKDSSVNTADVVLGIPGGTLTSSATATKHEVAMDECIENLRRQLIKTKEKRNNRRSTQPVFADDTLDVEHDDE; encoded by the coding sequence ATGAGAATCCAAATTTCCGCTCGTCAATTCAAAGCAACGGAAACCCTCAAAACATATGCGGAGGAAAAATTAAAAAAACTCTCCCAGTTCTATCCCGACATCATAGAAGCAAAAGTCACGTTCGAACACCTCAAAGATTCCAGTGTCAATACGGCTGATGTGGTACTTGGTATTCCCGGAGGAACCCTCACCTCATCTGCAACCGCTACAAAACATGAAGTGGCAATGGATGAGTGCATAGAGAACCTGCGACGCCAATTGATAAAAACCAAGGAAAAGCGCAATAACCGCCGTTCTACACAGCCCGTATTTGCAGATGATACATTAGATGTTGAACACGATGACGAATGA
- a CDS encoding SGNH/GDSL hydrolase family protein, with protein MAKSRGFRLLALGDSYTIGEGVSSEHCWPNLLAQQLRQSGFSCEPPVIIAQTGWTADELLKGLLTVNPTPSFHLVTLLIGVNNQYRGQSPSDYQQEATVLFREIRKVFLNIPLIVLAIPNWSLSPFAQGRNLDQITNDIEAFNRINQQLAHQFNGFWYNQIGLSTDRKTPLQGYTADGLHHDKDVYAHWARGIYGVLCRENFLAL; from the coding sequence ATGGCGAAATCAAGAGGTTTCCGGCTTTTGGCACTCGGAGATTCTTACACCATCGGAGAAGGGGTATCCTCAGAGCACTGTTGGCCTAATTTATTGGCACAACAATTAAGACAATCGGGTTTTTCCTGTGAACCACCCGTTATCATCGCCCAAACCGGTTGGACGGCAGATGAACTCTTGAAGGGCCTTTTGACCGTAAACCCAACGCCATCCTTCCATCTTGTGACGTTGCTTATTGGCGTAAATAACCAATATCGTGGGCAATCACCTTCCGATTACCAACAGGAGGCCACTGTTTTGTTTCGTGAGATCCGCAAGGTTTTTCTAAATATCCCACTCATCGTTCTGGCCATCCCGAATTGGAGCCTTTCGCCTTTTGCTCAAGGACGTAATCTTGACCAGATCACCAACGACATCGAAGCCTTCAACCGAATCAACCAGCAATTGGCACATCAATTTAACGGATTTTGGTATAACCAGATCGGACTTTCTACCGATCGAAAAACGCCACTTCAGGGCTATACCGCTGATGGATTACACCATGATAAAGATGTGTACGCACATTGGGCACGAGGTATTTATGGGGTCTTATGTAGAGAAAACTTTTTAGCGTTGTAG
- the ybeY gene encoding rRNA maturation RNase YbeY encodes MTSYEESLAIENEHPNLRLDIEKITTLVHLMLDGEGFSLTYLGIVLSDHATIHELNREHLGHDYETDVLSFPLQSDHHIRSSKTVEGEVYVDLDTAFETAPEYETTFEQEAFRYLAHGVLHLMGYDDATDELRKEMSIREDHYLAALTTLP; translated from the coding sequence ATGACGTCTTACGAAGAATCGTTGGCCATTGAAAACGAACACCCTAACCTCCGGTTGGATATAGAAAAAATAACAACCCTCGTACATCTGATGTTGGATGGCGAGGGTTTTTCCTTGACCTATCTCGGTATCGTCTTATCGGATCATGCCACAATTCATGAATTGAATCGCGAACACCTTGGGCACGACTACGAGACGGACGTGCTCTCCTTTCCGCTCCAGTCCGATCACCACATTCGATCCTCAAAGACCGTGGAGGGTGAAGTTTATGTGGACTTGGATACCGCGTTCGAAACTGCGCCGGAATATGAGACAACCTTTGAGCAGGAAGCCTTTCGCTATCTTGCGCATGGGGTTTTACATCTGATGGGCTACGACGATGCCACCGACGAACTACGCAAAGAGATGTCTATACGGGAAGACCACTATCTTGCAGCGTTAACCACATTGCCTTGA
- a CDS encoding vanadium-dependent haloperoxidase: MKRLHTALAPIGLFVLLLLFSGCDKSVLEPIEGHASITANEHGGEVAREWFKLICKVVKSTDGYYPPMAARAFGHMGVVLYQTVQPGMAQSASLAGQLNQLSADKLPKTDPTRSYNWGIAANAAMAQTMRNFFVNIKAKDQKSLDSLETYMMKVLSTNEKPETASLSVQFGKEMANAIFEWSKADGGHEGYLRPHDGLVSRSGEFAWQETGSGRGVGPKWGNNRLMVATNSTAQIPAPHAFSTDPNSALYKEALEVYTQSQINTEDQKEIARFWADDPFLTCTPTGHTFSILTQLLEEDRASLARSALAYAKMGIAENDAFIRCWWVKYEYFLLRPKTYIRRYIDPNWDTLIETPPFPAYVSGHSSEIGAASKVFTSLFGASRPFSDRTQVYFGFSKTIRYYNTFEQVALESAFSRLYGGLHYRMDIERGLDLGRQIGDNVNRLNFGNPVL, from the coding sequence ATGAAACGCTTACATACCGCTCTCGCTCCGATTGGACTTTTTGTCCTGCTTCTGCTTTTTTCGGGTTGTGACAAATCTGTTCTGGAGCCAATAGAGGGTCACGCAAGTATCACCGCCAATGAACATGGTGGCGAGGTGGCGCGCGAATGGTTTAAACTAATTTGCAAGGTTGTAAAATCTACGGATGGATATTACCCCCCAATGGCTGCCCGCGCCTTTGGTCATATGGGGGTTGTTTTGTACCAGACGGTACAGCCCGGAATGGCACAATCCGCCTCGCTTGCCGGCCAACTCAACCAATTGAGCGCAGATAAATTACCCAAAACAGACCCAACTAGGTCTTACAATTGGGGTATTGCTGCCAATGCAGCTATGGCGCAAACCATGCGTAACTTCTTTGTGAACATCAAAGCGAAAGACCAAAAGTCGTTGGACTCTTTGGAAACGTACATGATGAAGGTTCTTTCGACCAATGAAAAGCCCGAAACCGCATCTCTTTCTGTTCAATTTGGGAAAGAGATGGCCAATGCCATTTTTGAATGGTCTAAGGCGGATGGCGGCCACGAAGGCTACTTGCGCCCCCATGATGGCTTGGTCTCCCGTTCTGGAGAATTTGCATGGCAAGAAACGGGATCGGGAAGAGGTGTGGGTCCAAAATGGGGGAACAATCGCCTGATGGTTGCTACAAACAGTACCGCGCAAATCCCCGCTCCACATGCGTTCTCTACCGACCCCAATTCTGCTTTATACAAAGAAGCCCTCGAAGTTTATACGCAGTCTCAAATCAATACAGAGGATCAAAAAGAGATTGCACGTTTTTGGGCAGATGATCCTTTCCTGACATGTACACCCACCGGACACACCTTTAGCATCCTCACACAGCTTTTAGAAGAAGACCGTGCCAGTTTAGCACGCTCGGCATTGGCTTATGCCAAAATGGGCATCGCGGAAAATGATGCCTTTATCCGTTGTTGGTGGGTGAAGTACGAGTATTTCTTATTGCGTCCAAAAACGTACATCCGTCGGTACATAGACCCCAACTGGGACACCCTGATCGAAACACCGCCTTTTCCAGCTTACGTTTCAGGCCATTCTTCCGAGATCGGCGCTGCATCTAAGGTGTTTACATCGCTCTTTGGGGCAAGCCGTCCCTTTTCAGACAGAACACAAGTTTATTTTGGGTTCTCAAAAACCATCCGCTATTACAACACCTTTGAACAAGTCGCCTTAGAATCAGCTTTCTCACGCTTGTATGGCGGTTTACATTACCGAATGGACATTGAACGTGGTTTGGATTTAGGACGTCAAATTGGCGACAACGTGAATCGGCTCAACTTTGGTAACCCTGTGTTGTAA
- a CDS encoding DUF4339 domain-containing protein, with translation MTDLTKQENIFIYHSGQQYGPMTYAQARQFMSKRPPTPADLYWADGMKSWEPLPDSLLSSSALEGLGESNALKLETVQAGDMERVATSNLTRNLTEKPPLQITPETRKPTTNPDQPTRLPNPTNTEQASKPIRLGLGGFFIPVVVVTLAFLVLAIYAFSTFLSAFLTTLSATAFSEAPDTNNVRLLALFASFGSFAAFFWTLMLNVYLFRKKEAFPSMFRATIGVFALFGTLVFGFMVSEKLGLSNVFKGQIPTANQWMPSTISFWEQNYESSLFILTVSLAVLLFFMYLVIYISRSKRVKHTFVR, from the coding sequence ATGACAGACCTTACAAAACAAGAAAATATCTTCATTTACCACAGCGGTCAGCAATATGGCCCCATGACTTATGCCCAAGCACGGCAATTCATGTCCAAACGCCCCCCGACACCCGCCGATTTGTATTGGGCAGATGGCATGAAAAGCTGGGAGCCATTGCCGGATTCTTTACTTTCCTCCTCGGCATTAGAAGGATTAGGCGAAAGTAACGCACTCAAATTGGAAACCGTACAAGCCGGCGATATGGAGCGGGTAGCAACGAGCAACCTAACACGGAACTTAACCGAAAAACCGCCTCTACAAATCACACCAGAGACACGTAAACCAACCACTAACCCCGATCAACCCACAAGGCTACCCAATCCAACCAATACGGAGCAAGCAAGCAAGCCCATTCGTTTGGGATTAGGTGGATTTTTTATTCCTGTGGTGGTGGTTACACTTGCGTTTTTGGTACTTGCCATTTATGCCTTTAGCACCTTCCTCAGTGCTTTTTTAACAACACTTTCGGCAACGGCCTTCAGTGAAGCCCCCGATACCAACAACGTAAGGCTCTTGGCACTGTTCGCTTCTTTTGGTAGTTTTGCGGCCTTTTTCTGGACGTTAATGCTGAATGTTTACCTCTTTCGCAAAAAAGAAGCCTTCCCTTCTATGTTTCGCGCTACCATTGGCGTATTCGCCCTTTTCGGAACCCTCGTTTTTGGGTTCATGGTCTCTGAAAAACTTGGACTTTCCAATGTCTTTAAAGGCCAAATCCCAACCGCCAATCAATGGATGCCCTCTACCATAAGCTTTTGGGAACAAAACTACGAGTCTTCTTTGTTCATTTTGACGGTCTCGCTTGCGGTTTTGCTCTTTTTTATGTATTTGGTGATATACATTAGCCGCTCCAAACGTGTAAAACACACGTTTGTACGATAG